The Gemmatimonas sp. genome contains the following window.
GCCCGGGCTGGCAGATTCCGTGCGAAACGGCCGGGAACCCGCACAAGCACGAAGTGGGGGCGCTGTCGATGGCACATGCCGGCAAGAACACCGGTGGCAGCCAGTTCTTCATCGTGCTGAGCGAGGCGAACACGCGCCACCTGAACGGCGTGCACACGGTATTCGGCAAGGTCACGACGGGGCTCGAGTTCCTGCCCTCGATTGTGGCGAATGATGGCATGGTCTCGGTGCGCGTCACCGACGCCGACTGACTTTCTCCGGAGATCTGAGATGGGCGGACACGCACAGCAGGGCAGCGACAAGG
Protein-coding sequences here:
- a CDS encoding peptidylprolyl isomerase, yielding MAKLATFETTKGTLVAELYPAEAPKTVENFEKLANQGFYDGVKFHRVIDEFVVQGGDPYSRDLPAGDRRVGTGGPGWQIPCETAGNPHKHEVGALSMAHAGKNTGGSQFFIVLSEANTRHLNGVHTVFGKVTTGLEFLPSIVANDGMVSVRVTDAD